One part of the Pogoniulus pusillus isolate bPogPus1 unplaced genomic scaffold, bPogPus1.pri scaffold_47_arrow_ctg1, whole genome shotgun sequence genome encodes these proteins:
- the LOC135174134 gene encoding gastrula zinc finger protein XlCGF26.1-like isoform X1, which translates to MASQKDPGKNWEEKHPENKTEQAKYSLKKEEDKEVKPEDNSEENDDYDEDEDDQDKEVEEEDRFMVSPSVPLKQLIQHPEYGQSLTWPSGVFDHRRTHTGGKPFSCADCGRSFTLRSNLIVHSRIHTGEKPFNCADCGRSFTQHSNLIAHRQIHTGKRPYSCPDCGKSFIRHSHLVNHHRTHTGEKPFSCAACGKSFTLHSSLIDHHRTHTSEKPFSCGACGESFTRHSNLIAHRRIHTGEKPFSCAACGKSFTRKSALSQHCSVHTTEKSFSCRDCGKSFKHSSDLTIHRRIHTREKLFPCAECGKSFTTSYRYIQHRLIHSSEKPYTCSACGKSFTHSSTLTQHHRVHTGEKPFTCSACGKSFTHSSTLTQHHRVHTREKPFTCSACGKSFTQSSSLSYHRRTHCGDQPMLQGKHN; encoded by the coding sequence ATGGCCTCACAGAAGGACCCAGGTAAGAACTGGGAGGAGAAGCACCCAGAGAATAAGACAGAGCAAGCAAAGTACAGCCTCAAGAAAGAGGAGGACAAAGAGGTCAAGCCAGAGGATAACAGTGAGGAGAATGATGACTATGATGAGGATGAAGATGACCAAGATAAAGAGGTGGAGGAAGAGGACAGGTTCATGGTATCCCCCTCTGTGCCACTCAAGCAACTGATTCAGCACCCTGAGTATGGGCAGAGCTTAACATGGCCCTCTGGCGTCTTTGACCACCGCCGAACCCACACTGGCGGCAAgcctttcagctgtgctgactgtggcagGAGCTTCACACTGCGCTCCAACCTCATTGTCCACAGCCGAATCCACACCGGTGAGAAGCCTTTCAActgtgctgactgtggcagGAGCTTCACACAGCATTCTAACCTCATTGCCCATCGCCAAATCCACACTGGCAAGAGGCCCTACAGCTGtcctgactgtggcaagagcttcataCGGCACTCACACCTCGTTAACCACCATCGAacccacactggtgagaagcccttcagctgtgctgcctgtggcaagagcttcacacTGCACTCCAGTCTCATTGACCACCACCGGACCCACACCAgcgagaagcccttcagctgtggtGCCTGTGGCGAGAGCTTCACACGGCACTCCAACCTCATTGCCCACCGCCGAATCCACACCggcgagaagcccttcagctgtgctgcctgcggCAAGAGTTTCACTCGGAAGTCTGCCCTTAGCCAGCACTGCAGTGTCCACACCACTGAGAAGTCCTTCAGCTGCAGGGACTGCGGCAAAAGCTTCAAACACAGCTCAGATCTCACCATCCACCGCCGCATCCACACCAGAGAGAAGCTGTTCCCCTGTGCagagtgtggcaagagcttcaccacgAGCTACAGATACATCCAACACAGACTTATCCACAGCAGTGAGAAACCCTACACCTGCTCTGcctgcggcaagagcttcacccacAGTTCAACCCTCACTCAGCACCATCgtgtccacactggtgagaagcccttcacctgctctgcctgcggcaagagcttcacccacAGCTCAACCCTCACCCAGCACCATCGTGTTCACACTCgtgagaagcccttcacctgctctgcctgcggcaagagcttcactCAAAGCAGCAGTCTCAGTTACCACCGCCGTACCCACTGTGGTGACCAACCCATGCTTCAGGGGAAGCACAACTAG
- the LOC135174134 gene encoding gastrula zinc finger protein XlCGF17.1-like isoform X2, protein MVSPSVPLKQLIQHPEYGQSLTWPSGVFDHRRTHTGGKPFSCADCGRSFTLRSNLIVHSRIHTGEKPFNCADCGRSFTQHSNLIAHRQIHTGKRPYSCPDCGKSFIRHSHLVNHHRTHTGEKPFSCAACGKSFTLHSSLIDHHRTHTSEKPFSCGACGESFTRHSNLIAHRRIHTGEKPFSCAACGKSFTRKSALSQHCSVHTTEKSFSCRDCGKSFKHSSDLTIHRRIHTREKLFPCAECGKSFTTSYRYIQHRLIHSSEKPYTCSACGKSFTHSSTLTQHHRVHTGEKPFTCSACGKSFTHSSTLTQHHRVHTREKPFTCSACGKSFTQSSSLSYHRRTHCGDQPMLQGKHN, encoded by the coding sequence ATGGTATCCCCCTCTGTGCCACTCAAGCAACTGATTCAGCACCCTGAGTATGGGCAGAGCTTAACATGGCCCTCTGGCGTCTTTGACCACCGCCGAACCCACACTGGCGGCAAgcctttcagctgtgctgactgtggcagGAGCTTCACACTGCGCTCCAACCTCATTGTCCACAGCCGAATCCACACCGGTGAGAAGCCTTTCAActgtgctgactgtggcagGAGCTTCACACAGCATTCTAACCTCATTGCCCATCGCCAAATCCACACTGGCAAGAGGCCCTACAGCTGtcctgactgtggcaagagcttcataCGGCACTCACACCTCGTTAACCACCATCGAacccacactggtgagaagcccttcagctgtgctgcctgtggcaagagcttcacacTGCACTCCAGTCTCATTGACCACCACCGGACCCACACCAgcgagaagcccttcagctgtggtGCCTGTGGCGAGAGCTTCACACGGCACTCCAACCTCATTGCCCACCGCCGAATCCACACCggcgagaagcccttcagctgtgctgcctgcggCAAGAGTTTCACTCGGAAGTCTGCCCTTAGCCAGCACTGCAGTGTCCACACCACTGAGAAGTCCTTCAGCTGCAGGGACTGCGGCAAAAGCTTCAAACACAGCTCAGATCTCACCATCCACCGCCGCATCCACACCAGAGAGAAGCTGTTCCCCTGTGCagagtgtggcaagagcttcaccacgAGCTACAGATACATCCAACACAGACTTATCCACAGCAGTGAGAAACCCTACACCTGCTCTGcctgcggcaagagcttcacccacAGTTCAACCCTCACTCAGCACCATCgtgtccacactggtgagaagcccttcacctgctctgcctgcggcaagagcttcacccacAGCTCAACCCTCACCCAGCACCATCGTGTTCACACTCgtgagaagcccttcacctgctctgcctgcggcaagagcttcactCAAAGCAGCAGTCTCAGTTACCACCGCCGTACCCACTGTGGTGACCAACCCATGCTTCAGGGGAAGCACAACTAG